The genomic window ATGTgtccatatatttttaaaatctctttatttCCATTCTGCCCCTTTGGCTAAATTTTATTAATACAATATCTACCCTTCTCTCGTATCCCCCTCTCCTGTGGAAGGCATCACTAACCAGTCACCCAAGCCAAATCTCCTTTTCATCTCCCGACCAATAGTCATCAATGTTAACAAGACGTCTTCCTAAATTTCTGGGATTGATTTCTTCCCCATTAGAGTTCGTTTTTGCAAgtccatttcttcctcataaGTTTGACATGTGAGCTCTTAATTGCTCTGCCGCAGTTTTCTCTTCTTCAGTCAGCAGTAACAGCTCCAGGTCTGTTTCCTTCTGCAGTTCTTGTATCAAGGTCATAGTCTTACTGAAAGTAGCACAAATGCGGCTCTCAGTCTCTTTCCGCTCCACAGCAATTGGTTTAAAGCGAACAGGCAAAGTTTGATATCGAGACTTTATTGCTGACAATTCCTTTAAAAGTGTAACTGGATTTTTCTTGCCTGCTGAATCAGGATAATTAGTCTTGATTTCATATTCCAGCCTGTACTGAATATAGTCCAGATCAGAGTCGGCTTTCTGGAACATTAGTTCCAGCTTACCGACCTCCGCCTCCATGTTGAATATTTCAGACCTGGCCTTTCTTTAGGAGCaaatgaatacacagaacaaAGCTTACTCATGGAAATACTTTTCTTAGACTCTATGTTAATGATTATAATTGTAACAAATCTcgcctgtgaatctgtttcttaaAACAATGTATCTTATGCAGAAAAGCGTTGCCTGGAACACTTCCTTCAGGTTTCCTTGTGGTTaatcttgtggagaaggcaatggcaccccactccagtactcttgcctgcaaaatcccatggatggaggaacctggtaggctgcagtccatggggttgctaagagtcagacacgactgagtgacttcactttcacttttcactttcatgcgttggagaaggaaatggcaacccactccagtgttcttgcctggagaatcccagggatgggggagcctggtgggctgccatctatagggtcgcacagagtcggaaacgactgaagtgacttagcagcagcaatcttgtACTGAAGCTATCTCAGGATATAAGCCTTGGGAAAGGGCCCAGTGGAACTCTTACAACCTCTAGGTTTTCTTCTTATCTATCCTCAGCAGCCGTTGAAAAGTATATAATGCTCTGCGTGAAACAGTGAGGTGGGTACTCTTTTACCCGCTTCTgatatctatgtcagaagctttctctgtcctatcactttaaataaaactttgttaCACAAAGCTCTGATCGACTGAGATCTTGTCTTTTGGTCTCAGAGTAAAATTTTCTCCTTCAGAGACCATGGATACCTGCACCATTCACAGTAAGTTATCAACAACCCATCCCCAATGGCCTGCCTCCGGGATCCCTGCCCCCTgcctgtttttgttcagttgctcagtcatgtatgactctttgtgaacccatggactgcagcatgccaagtttccctgtccttctcaaTCTCCTGagggttgctcaaactcatgtccattgagtcagtgagcatccaaccatctaaaccagtgtcatccccttctcctcctgccttcaatctttcccagcatcagggtcttttccaatgagtcggctcttttcatcatgtggtcaaagtattggaccttcggcatcagcccttccaatgaatattcagggttaatttcctttaggattgactggtttgatctccttgcagtccaaaggactctcaagagtctatccAGCCCCACAATTAGAAaaaatcagttcttcagcacccagtcttctttatggtttaagactcacatctatacacgactactggaaaaaccatagctttgactatgtggacttttttcagcaaagtgatgtctctactttttaatacactgtctacatttgtcatagcttttcttccaaggagtaagcgtcttttaatttcatagctgcagttaccattcacagtgattttggagcccaagaaaataaagtctgtcactgtttccattgttcctatatctattggccatgaagtgatgggattggatgccatgatcttagcttttttgaatgttgagttttaagttggTTTTTTCActcaactctttcactttcatcaagaggctctttaatcccttttcactttctgccataagggtggtggcatctgcatatctgaggttattgatatttcttccataaatcttgattccagcttgtgcttcatccagcctggcatttcacatgatgtgctcttcatataaattaaataaacagggtgataatatacagccttgatgtcctcttttcccagtttggaaccagtccattgttccatgtccagttctgtctcttcttgacctgcatacaggtttctcaggaggcaggtaaggtggtctggtattcagtttttcacagtttgttatgatctacacagtcaaaggttttatcatagtcagtgaagtagaagtttttctgtaattctctagctttttctatgatccaacggatgttggcaatttgatctctggttcctctgccttttctaaatccagcttgaacatctggaagttctcagttcacacactATTAAAGCTTAGTTTGAAGTATTTTGAgttattaccttgctagcatgtgaaatgggtgcaattgtgtggtagtttgaacattctttggcattgcctttcttcgggactggaatgaaaactgaccttttccagtcctgtggccactgctgagtcttccaaatttgctggcatattgagtgcagcactttcacagcgtcatcttttaggatttgaaatagctccactgcaattccatcacctccactggctttgtccATACTGATGtccctaaggcccacctgactttgcataccagaatgtctgg from Bos taurus isolate L1 Dominette 01449 registration number 42190680 breed Hereford chromosome 21, ARS-UCD2.0, whole genome shotgun sequence includes these protein-coding regions:
- the LOC132343308 gene encoding spindle and kinetochore-associated protein 2-like, which produces MEAEVGKLELMFQKADSDLDYIQYRLEYEIKTNYPDSAGKKNPVTLLKELSAIKSRYQTLPVRFKPIAVERKETESRICATFSKTMTLIQELQKETDLELLLLTEEEKTAAEQLRAHMSNL